Below is a genomic region from Trichomycterus rosablanca isolate fTriRos1 chromosome 15, fTriRos1.hap1, whole genome shotgun sequence.
acgccgcctggctgcaggtgtcgcaccttttgtcttgtttgttccttttgttttgggcactgcggtgtccgtggggactgctgacggctcccccacgcttcttttgtagttttagaggtacccccggtggcattaggccatcagggtgtgtagactgcaaggttgaggtaattagcttttcttttaccttcttagaagtagcgtggtgcgatgtcgtgcagtcctcgtactgtttttattttgcccgttagcatttagcattagcgggtgaagccagccccgtgatACGGCGCTGGTCCTCTCCCCGCTAATGTCTACCTAGATATTCTAGTTGTGGTATTCGGCAACCGGTGGGTGGCGACTCGGTAGAACACTCGGTTGATCTGCCAgcacccccggttcgaatccgcactaggaGCTTTACTCAGTTTGCATAACAgagtggctctagctgcggctgatgacggAGCCCTCTGTTTCCCCCGAACTCCGCCAGTGGCGATTTCGGGGTTTTCGGTagcttaaaaataattattctgggattcagcaaccgctgggtggcgacaccgctaagtgcgcggctgtcctgccagccttcccggttcgaatccgcacccttttgtgtgctttaacagattggctctagctgcggctgatgaaggagccgtctgttaccccgaactgcgcctgaggcgatttcggggctttgtAGCGTAAAACATGTAGGctgggattctgcaaccgctgggtggcgacaccgccaAGCGCGTGGCCGTACTGCCAGCtcacccggttcgaatctgcacCCTCTTCGTaggctttaacagattggctctagctgcggctgataacggagccgtctgttacctcgaactgcgcctgaggcgatttcgaggcATTGTAGCCAAAAATAATTGTAGCGCCTTAAGCGCATGAAGTCATCTGCTTTCCCCCGCTGCAGCAGCGCGCTGGTTACGCGCCCGGCTCTCACCGGGCGCGttctttttgttgctgcctgcattccccagctgaagtccatcggggttccttatgtttgtttttgagttctgtcttgtgtgtgatgttctgtgttttttctgttgataaataaacttttatttatttaaacctccgcgtttgagtcctttctctcccacgtgacactgtgtacaccgtgcaacaccaacgccactaaatcctcctaacaattttttatattacataaaaatacataaatatatacatacataaaagaaaacacacacatacacacataaacacacagatttaGTTCGTGTTTTCACATTTTGGCCACGAGATGAAAGAAACGCTCCACTAATCATCTATTGGTTCtcaataacattataattacagttactactactactaccatcaccaataatactatttttacaacaactataatacaaataaaatcattattatgagtaattatgattatttacacctaatattttacagtatgtcTGTTCTAAAATGTATCTAATTGGAGTTAAGTACCTagaatagtattttattattgttatattattctgaataataattactgattattaatctttttttttttttgcattagtagCGTAATATTTTACCCACTGCTGCAATTTACGGCTCCCTCttttttaccgtcatgtttttgTTGTTACTCTACTACTCATAACGACTATATTACTCTTATTAACTCAATGCTTTATAGAACCCCATAAACATACAccactataaacattattaatcatgtgTTATAAGACACCACCTGCCAATCTTTAATCAGCTGTACTTATGTAACCTTGTTTATAATTGTTGTAAGAACATTTAAAGtacatctctacacacacacacaaaaacacattaaacagtttttccctaatatttatattttgataaataaaactaaattagaACTcagaacacgcacacacaatggaacaataaataaataaaaaaaagttatgaaaaatgcccatttcagtggaatcatgtaagtggctcttaaaagagcctttgggGATAACTGGATGGAGTGGGTTCGTTTAAGCACGCTCTCCGCGAATACGGCGGGCCAGCTGGATGTCCTTAGGCATGATGGTCACCCTCTTGGCATGGATGGCGCACAGGTTGGTGTCCTCGAACAGACCGACCAGGTAAGCCTCACTGGCCTCCTGCAGAGCCATGACGGCAGAACTCTGGAAGCGCAGATCGGTCTTAAAGTCCTGAGCGATCTCTCTAACCAGGCGCTGGAAGGGCAGCTTGCGGATGAGCAGCTCAGTGGACTTCTGATAACGGCGGATTTCACGCAGAGCCACGGTACCTGGCCTGTAACGGTGAGGTTTCTTCACACCGCCAGTAGCCGGGGCGCTCTTGCGGGCAGCCTTAGTGGCGAGCTGCTTCCTCGGCGCCTTACCACCGGTGGACTTACGAGCGGTCTGCTTGGTTCTTGCCATCGCGTCTGGAACTCTGCACTTCACCAACTGTAGGACAGAATATGTTAACCCGCCCAACACGCTCTTTTTAAGTACCAGAGCCGCTCCGCGCTCATTGGGCGTCTTGATTACGCTCTTTTCTCATTGGACGAACGTGCTTACATCAAATGTCGCTTACTGGTCGGCGTTCTGCAACTGCCTCGTTTCAGAAAACATAATATTTCCTCTATGCTGTTGGCGGGATTTATAATactttacattgtttttttgtgcttttaaaacagcctacaatcgcatttaaagtatataaactttttaaaaaagtattcTTGATTTTTTCGTCCATTttgcttattattgttattattattagcattattattattattgttccatgtgtattacacaaacacgtttgttgcaccacttttaatcGTCTATATTGTTGGTTTTGCTACTGCAAGTGATCTGTAACTTCACTTGTGTACACATATATAGGgatatatgtaaatatagagaaaataataatacttaatgaCTTGTTCATTTTACCATGACATAAATCATGTGTTTTATGCCGTGTGATTCTATGAAacgatattacatttatttacacattatctggggaaattgcactttttctgtggaaatggggggctcttaaaagagccttttggtTAGAACACGAGAGCGACTTTACTTGGACTTGGCCGCTTTCTCGGTCTTCTTGGGCAacagaacagcctggatgttaggcagcacaccgccctgagcgatggttacacctccaagcagtctgttcaactcctcgtcgttacgcacggccaactgcagatgacgagggatgatacgagacttcttgttatctctggcggcgttaccagccaactcgaggatctcagcggtcagatactccagcacggcagccaagtagacaggagcaccagctcccacacgCTCGGCGTAATTACCCTTACGTAGCAGTCTGTGAACACGGCCCACGGGGAACTGAAGGCCGGCACGTGATGAACGAGTCTTGGCCTTAGCCCTAGTCTTACCACCGGTTTTTCCTCGGCCACTCATTTTGATGATCAGATGCGTTCGTCGAACAAAACTGAAGTAAGCTGGGATAGCGCTCGAAACGGTATGATATAGGCAAACTgcctctctcctattggcttagaGCGAAGGCACAGCTGTGCCAATCCTAAACGCGCCGTCACGTCTCAGGGATACACATACACGCCCCCTCACATATTGCCCCGCCCCTCCCCCCTCTCTTCTCCTCCGTTCTCCCGCCCGTGTAATGTAtgatacagaaaagcttctcttaagcatcaattacattatattatgtcacaataacatttacactaacaatTACACTATGTAAGGTGCTCATATACGTAAattcacatacatatacacatttatacggacagttttatggggatgtgtgacaaaatcattaatacacataaaacaaGACCAGTCATACTTAGTGTTTTTAACTCCTTGCTTATCACTCTTTCCACAAAATATGTTTGTATGAATAGTTGTATGTTTGCATGAatgcttatatgtatgtatgagttTAGGAAACGCGACTCTTTATGGGAGGAaataggtggctcttaaaagagccgttttaataaaacaaaagtaataaattaGGAACATGTTTACTTCTTCTTGGGTGCAGCTTTTTTGGCCTTGGTCGCTTTGGGCTTAACGGTCTTGGGTTTGGCTGCCTTGGCTTTTTTAGGACTCTTGGCTGCCTTCTTGGGGGTCGCCGGCTTCTTAGGGCTCTTGGTGGCTTTCTTAGCGGCGGCAGCGGGTTTCTTGGCTTTCTTGGGGGACTTCTTAGCGGCGGGCTTCTTGGCTGTTACCTTCTTGGGCTTCTTTGCAGCGGCGGGTTTCTTTGCGGcctttttcactttaggagCGGCGGCTTGTTTGGCCGCGGGCTTCTTcgcctcggtctgcttcttgttgagcttgaaagagcctgaggcgccggtgcctgttaggtttttaacataacatcattattaaacataaattacatccagaccacatggtctattgttcaacatgtcgccggctaggctctctccctgactcctacagaagggggggggaggcagagcccggggcttgttagcacacttcattggctccaccagcagtaaaggaggaggagcctagctgagtttaaaaactggcggGGAGAAAGgttcggcctctttcttacgtggtgtgtctagactgcaggagtaaggagcgccggtcggcttagctctgatatatattcacagattatttttacacttaataaagtgttttaaagagtactttctggacttctcgactgctttcttcaggacctttttgaaccaaaagattcatcctaacaaatggtagcagaggatggttcaagaggtctgagaattgcatcagaattaattcagctgactgaaaaaatcttttgtactcagtacaagggCGCGCCTACTTAaagtaaacagacgttctctgtatatatattagatgcatttattatttagtgtactgagtgtgaaagtgaatctcagaatccgtaagtgtctgattaaattactaaagtatcattagatagtttaaaactgtgaatatatgttggagctaaaaaatgtgtgtttcctgatatctgaatttgaaccaaaccggttaaaataaatgttaagggcGCCATTGTGTATGGAACACTATTGGAGGGAAAGGGGAGTCTGTCTGCTATGGGAGCGAGACTCGTCTAATTCGAATTGttctacattttaattagcCTGTCTGTTATGGGAGCGGGGCTTAATTAATTTGATAGTTCTAAATTATAACGAATTTGTCGGTTATGGGAGCGGAATTCGTAATTCGTGTGGgaaatcttgaaagaatctgcCGGTGCTGGAAACGGGATTCGATCTATAAGATTGTCCTATATACGGGCTTGTCTGTTAGGGCAACGGAGCGCCGtttaatcttgaaagaatctttTGGTGCTGGAAACTAGATTTGATCATtaagattattctaaattcggacctgactgttatgggagcggggttcggttaattagactactttaaattctaaatcaggttcgaaaaacagtacatcaggagttttgtttgtcagtaagtctctgtgtatgtttgtctgtgaaaccgtgtgctggatgtgcaacgtggtttcttttgttgtcggcgccattttgtttcttgagaacgcagcgtggctttctgtctgtccgccattttggctctgtctgtacgccattttgtcttgggaatgcaacgtggtctcccgtctatccgccattttgtttcttgagaacgcagcgtggctttctgtctgtccgccattttggctctgtctgtccgccattttggcactgggttgcgcagcgtggtttcttttgttcggcggccattttggaccagagagctgagcgtggttttctgtctgtccaccattttggctctgggagagctgagcgtggttttctgtctgtccaccattttggctctgggagagctgagcgtggttttctgtgtatccgcctttttggctctatgtgagcagcttgccgtatcttgtccatcggctatctttgtctttgtacgcctggattgggtaagtgctgcagttaattttataatcaactttatttttataatcttaagataactgagttaagatgaagtatttatggtaccttattaagtgtgttttaaggtagatagcgttcttgaactttaaggttcttaaaccaggaaagggggtacttagagtggaattcatccatgtgtgacataggacattttcacacataattaaggaaaatctccttaatcagagttgttatagtgaataagattaaaattatgtgagtaacacagcgcttgttagtcgtgataggtgatttgctgggtgtattggtgcatgtattattgagagattgctatattgtttctttgtttaatgtatggggTAGTGCTGGACAGTGATTTGATGTCGATGTATGTCGCgatggaaaatgtttcaataacggtgatatgatttttgggCAAATTCGATCGGTGCGCATGCGTCGGTGAATGATGACGTACGCCGCATGCACGAGACCAGTGCTCAGTGTTAAGGCTTTGTTTACACTGGTTACAGTAacaaagtagtttttaaagcacatttcacagactgtaatttagcttttgcttaagtatgttttgtattagtaattgttacattttgaatagcatctgttaccgagcaaaataaaaataaaaaccgctaaagaaatcgcgaattcagtgagttgcgacagggagtcgagtcttttgtctcggttccttttgaagagccgcgtgtttacatggcgactgccggaagagtcggttcctttgtttcggttagaagagccgattcTTGGTTCGAATCATTTTGCGACACATCGCTGGTGGttgtacagtttaaaaaaaagttttatgtcatttgaaatgacacattacacatccctaactgttttaattgttgcatcaacatgtttcttctattgcatttgagttaaggacaacgtttctaCTATTGCATTTGAATAAAATACTACTGttgtgaggtttgtatccactcctgtttacattacacagaggagaccccctgctgtttactcggtgagtacattttaaatgagttactttctactttttgcttgagtggattttcagagtagtaactttacttgtaattaagtaaagattaattaaagtaatagtacttttacttgaatacaattttttggtactctttccacctctgattaggacatatggtaatatattagattatatattgtcaaagcttatgtttatttgagagtgatgtcgtgtttttcactgtgtacaaatgctgaatacaagtaaaaggtaaaagctaacatgttactgtttctaaaatattgtgtagttgtaaagagtgagatttcatagccctataaatcttatgaggtgtgatcatttgtttgcctcttgaattaaattggaaataatgccagaaggtaccactatttctgtaaaagacagggactctgatcccttctggatttgtgcagaattttctttctgtctttgtctgctacagaaatatccgtagttatactaagtgatcttgagggttatacttatctaactcggttagtgccaaattatgttctataactgaaaggaaaacatctcacgtatcaagttaatgattgtataaatactacagtgtacctctaaaattgaacattattatcaaatgctgtaatgtacttaatcctaccactttttactaattgcaggagatggtgaacatcatgactgtattactctatctattttttctgtgcctgataggaatcctgaattggaaatgtttgtgaaaggatttgcatccagagatgctgcaacagacaggaaacaagtgggcttagttaaaattatagcaaatgatactttgtgtcattgtccctcctattcaatttaagtggaactatttaagtaaagttttgttccaattttacaggacaatgccagaggtgacactgccgacaaagctgttgcacaccttccactgctcactaacgacattatttgtttacaggtccagctaacaccagactttgattgaactaactttaaaattctgtgctttccaacaggataaacacatttagaaggtttatttaatattttattttcaagat
It encodes:
- the LOC134328902 gene encoding histone H2A-like — protein: MSGRGKTGGKTRAKAKTRSSRAGLQFPVGRVHRLLRKGNYAERVGAGAPVYLAAVLEYLTAEILELAGNAARDNKKSRIIPRHLQLAVRNDEELNRLLGGVTIAQGGVLPNIQAVLLPKKTEKAAKEIAQDFKTDLRFQSSAVMALQEASEAYLVGLFEDTNLCAIHAKRVTIMPKDIQLARRIRGERA